In the Brettanomyces nanus chromosome 1, complete sequence genome, TCTATCTTTTAGCACTATCCGCTGCTGCTGGCTCCTCAATGTTTGGTTATGACTCGGGTTTTATTGGTGGTACCCTTACCCTTCCGGCCTTTACTGCAAAGTTTGGCTTGGATTCAGCTACAGGTGATGCATTAAGCAAACTCAAGTCTGATATTGTTTCGACTTTCCAGGGAGGTGCCTTCTTTGGTGCTTCCTTTTCCTATTTTTTTAACGAGAAGTTCGGCCGTAAACGTACGCTTCTTATATTTTCTGCACTTTTCATGATTGGTGTTATTCTCCAAGTTGCATCTTCTGGTAATGTTGGGTTAATCTATGCTGGACGTGCTATCACCGGTGTTGCAGTCGGTACCACCTCTATGGTAGTTCCCATCTATATCGCCGAGTGGGCCCCTCCCGCTGCGCGTGGTCGTCTAGTGGGTCTTTATGAATGTGTCTACCAATGCTCAAGTGTCATTGCTTTTTGGGTTGATTATGGTGTGAAGATCAATATTTCGGACACTTCTGATAGTCAGTGGTTGATTCCATTTggtcttcaattcattttTGGTGGTGCATGCTTTTCCCTTATGTTGCTTCAGCCAGAGTCTTATCGATGGTTGCTAAAGGCCGATCGTGTTGACGAGGCTCAAAGAAACCTCAGCGTCATAAGAATGCTACCTAAAGATCACGAGTACATACTCTGGGAGATTGCTACCGTCCAACAACAACTACAAGAAGAGTCTCAGCTGGTTAAGATACCCGGCTATGATGAAGACGCAACCGAAGACTGGAAAGAGACAATCAAGCACCCCACGAGATGGGGTATTGTTGCTAAGTTCAGAGAACTTAAGAAACCTGGAATTCGTAATCGTCTTTTGCTTGGGTTCTCTGTGATGATCTTCCAGAATCTTGCCGGTATCAATGCTCTTAACTACTACTCCCCAACCATTTTTAAAGATATCGGTGTGACCGGTAACTCTGTTGACCTTCTTGCCACAGGTGTGTTTGGTATCGTGAAGGCAGTAACTAATATTCTTTTTGTTATTGGTGGTGTCGATAGATATGGTCGTCGCGGGCCTCTTTTATTGGGATCCTCGGTCACCTGTCTCTGCATGCTCTACCTCGGAGTTTACACCTGTGTTGCTGGCTCATTTGATCATACCGTTCCAATGGATTCTGGTTCTCGTTGTGCTATTGCGATGGTTTACATTTTTGcaattttctttgccttttcTTGGAACTCCATTCCATTCATATTCTGCTCGGAAGTCTTTCCTACCCGTGTCAGAAATTTGTGTATGGCCATGTGCGTTATGATGCAATGGCTAATGCAATTTGTTATTGTTTATTCAAATCCATATATGATGACTAACATCAAATATGgcactttcttcttttttgcaGCTTGCTTGTTTGTCTCCGTTCCTTTCGtctattttcttctcccaGAGACCAGGGGTCTTACCTTGGAGAATATGGATATTATGTTCAACGAGCCCGGCTTTGCAATTTCAAAGCGTTATAGGACAAAGGCAATTattgagaagcagaaagaggaggaaaggCAGAATGGTGGatttgcttctcttctggaTATTTCTAAAGACAAAATTGAAcacgaagaagaaatggaggGATCTCACTTTGAATCTGATATTGAAGCAGAGAGTGTTGGAATGTAACCATATTATATAGTGTGCCTTATTACTGCTCGTTCGCAGGTTGAGTGGCCTTCAAATATTCAATCACTCGTCgattcccttctttttctgtaTAGAAAGCTCTTTGTATTAATGCAAACATTATAAGGGAGTTTATCTTGTATTGGTCTCTGTAATTAGTATTCTAACTTGAGGCAACTTAAAGATTCGATAACGATGGTCAGCAAATGATGGCTCAAGTAATCAGGTACGATTTGAGCTAAGCATTTTAAAGACATAGAATCTCACTTTACAAGCAGACTGATTATCTTACGTAGTAGCGGGTAGGCGATCGTGTCTTCATAACTCCCGATATTAGCATTGGCAGTCGCAGCAGtgtttttgttcttttctttggctgTGTCTATCAATCATCAAGGTAGCAAGTTGAGGGAATACTGAAATGTATGCCTCCGGCTTTTGATTCATGTCTAACATATTAGAACGCTTCCATTGATCTAATCTGATATCTTTCAGTTATTAATACTCAAATTTGGcaatagaaagaaatacCAAACCGGTTCCACATCTTTACGGTAAGTAAAAGCTGCATCCTCAATAGACAACGTCTATTCTGAACTGTATCTTAATGCATGTGCAAGGTATAATATCATATCGGGCCCTCTTGCTAATTCCTAGGACCGACAGCTTCCTGTACTGCATCTCATCAGCAGTTCCAAGGATGGCTCACTTGGGGTCGTCATTTTTACCTCAGAGTCGTCTACAATTAAAACCTCCCGGCTACGATCATATCTGGCAGAAAGCACCGTTACCCGTCCGATCAACTGTAGTTAAGTTGCCAAGAGTTCGACTGAGTAGTGTTGTGGGCGACCAAAcacgaaatttgaattttgtagtccttatttttgacaTCTTCTCCAGTTTTGCTGTTAGATTTGTCGGCCTTCAATCAAAACTGTCATAAAACAAAATTGAACACTAAATATTCACGTTGATTACTACAAATCTCTGCGACGTGTATTAAATATACATCAGCATTGACCCGGTATAATTCCGTTCGGATGTAAGGTGCTGATATGATGAGACTAAGGTCCATAAGCTTTTTATCGAGCCTATTGATGGACTAAAGTCCGTAGGCTTCAGTCTATTATATTGGTCCTTGACTTCACAGCCAAGTAAGTTCGCAGAATACAATCTTTCAAGGCATTTCCGAAGAAAATCCAGTGTACGACTCTGAACGTAGAATTATTACTTTCATATCGACTTCGAGTGATATTCAAATTGACACAGGAGAGGAAAGTCCAGGCTCAGAAACAGTGTGCTCTTCGGACTATAACAGTTGGTATTACATCATTACTTCTGGCGGCCAGACTCAGTTCTGCAGTGCTCATAACCATAAATCCGGATTTGTCGCGGCAgacaattttttttttttttaatttgGAGTGAAACTGCCAAGGAGGCAGGTAGGCAATTTTATATCAGCGCCTTAtctttcccttcttttAGTTCTTTCAGTTCTTTACCATACTTGCTACACGCATTCACTTAGATTATCTTTATTTGATCTGTTTGATATCGAGGCTTTTCTCGTATTTGCATTTACAGATTACATCAAAATGATGATCCATGAGAGACCACAAAGCGTACCTATGACGAGCACTTCCTCGTTATCGAAACGTGGACAATCGGGTAGTCGTCGAGGCACGAATAGGAAGAAAACCAAGGACAAAGGTCCTGTTACTATTCCTCCTAGATGTGTTCTTCCTGACGGCTCTTCTGTTGACTTCGGACATGAGGGAAACCTTaataacaacaacaacaacaacggCGACACCAATAAGGAAAACAGTGCCAACAATATTCGCAGAAACCCACGTCAACGTGGCTCAGGTGCCAAGCACAATAGAGTGATGTTGAAGAGCACTTCTGATGATATGAAGTCGACCACGCAGGATCTCAAAAAACTGCTGATCTCAGATGTCATCAAGAGAAGCAAATCTGATTCTGGTAAACCGAAAAGCGACCAGCCTCGGGCTCGGTTGCAATGCAACTCACACCTTCTTTCCCGCTCAGGTTCTAGCTCTAGTTCTAGTTCCAGTTCCAGTTCTCGTActcgttctcgttctcgttctcgttctcaTTCTCATTCTGATTCCCATTCCAACTCCCGTTCTCCCCCTatttctgcttcttcttcttccttgaATTCACCTTCTGCAGTTTCTGTGGAAGGCTATGCAGAGTTAAGAATCCCGGGCATTCAGACCTTACCGGATGGCTCCTTACCAAACTTTGGTGCCTCTCCTTTGTCTGCCggttcttcaaattcttacAATAGCTCATCATATCCTTATAAGCATACTGCATCCGGAACAAGGAAGTCGTCCAACTCCACTTCTATTACATCTTATTCCAATAATTCTTCTAGCCTGGTTTATGCCGGTTCGTCTTTCCACAGTTCTCCATCTGCAGTGTCACTTCCAAgaccttctttttccaagAAGTAACCAGGACATTTACACTTGAAGAGGATCgcatttttctttctgtacCTTTATGTTCTTACACGTCTGGCGCGCATTGTCTTGATGTGTATTGACGATAGATTCAACTCTTTTTTTGGGAAGGTTTTTTAATTcttttttcaccttcattttttttaatttttttggaTTGCAGCTTAACTGCATCATGTCTATTCGTGACTGGGTGCTACCTGGTATGAATTCTATTGATATATTATATGTTCCAATCAGTTGTAGATGCTTGTAATACATGCTTAATAGTGTATTAGCCGTTAATATTTGTCGCTGGCcgatctctttctttttttgacctctctattttttttcttaccGGTTCCTTATCTTCTCTCGCTTTCTTATCTCTACTACTCTTGATTATCCATGAGTTACAGTCCGTCGGATATCCAGAAGTACCAGCCAAAGAGTCTGGTAAATATTCCATCGCATAGGGAATCGCTAGACTCTAGTGGTGTGATGTCTACTACATCGTCGTCTCTGGCTCACGCAGAGGAAAACGGTACAGAGATATTTTCAGGAGCGGCGTCTCAAACAGTCCCAACATCGATTTCCAAATTCCACCATCATGTGCGTTCGATTCATCATCCAACATTTGAATCACTATCCATTCAAACATCAAATCTGGGCGAGTCTGTGCTATTGGATGAACCATACGAGGAAGGTTCTGGACTTGAAAGGATTGATACAGATACATCTGAATTTTCAGAGAGAACCAATTTCAGGTTTTTCACCACTGATGAGATCGAATCTGCCAAAGGTGTTTCCAGTTTGAGAAGACCCACTACTAGTAATCGACCAGATTCCGTTCCTGTTGATTACGATACCAATTGGAATACTTTCGAGGACGACTACGACGACAGTGAGGCTGTGTtgtcagaagaagaggccAGCAGGCTTTCTAGTCCCAAAATAGATAATATAACTGGATCAGCTGACTATGGATCTACTGGAAGTAAAGATGGTGACGAAGATGCTAATAATTATATTCACAATTATCGTGAGAGAAGATTGACTTATGgtgctgaagaagagttggtCAGAGAACAGGAGAACGAGGATCAGGCTGTGGGCAACTATCAGAAATCGGACATTGGTTTCCACGATCAATTGTATCTTCCTAAATTTCCTGCCAAAAATCACAGCCAAAGGTTTTACttagcagaagaagaccTTGTTGTGGGAATAGCGGGCTATCGAATCTCTAAGCTAAGAAAGCTACTTTATCAGATCTTTGTTGTAATCACTTGTGGACTAGGATATCTTTTTCTTCGTTGGTTGCCCAGATATAGAATTAAACTTCTTGCGCAACCATCCTCTTTGGGTAAAGCTGAGCATGTggttattgaagatgaatttggTCTACTTGATATTGTCCCAGTTGACAGAATCTGGTACAACAAGCGATTGTCAACCTTTTTGTCGCTTGATATAGttaaagaggatgatgatagtAAGTTTAGCAGCGGAGACACCCCTTACAGCTTGGAGGATATCGATCCTATAATACCAGTCTTGATCTGCTTTGAGTATAGATATATGAAGTTTTTCTACGATCCACGTGATGACTTGTTCAAACTTTCTAACAATTGGGTTGATGAACGCTGGTGCCATTACCCTGATATTAAAGACGGCATATCCGAGGATACCCATAGAACTCGCCGGAGTGTCTTTGGATCTAACATGATAAGGATTAAAGACAAATCTGTTTTTGCGCTTTTGAGGGACGAGATATTACATCCTTTCTATGCatttcaaatcttctccattattCTTTGGTTGTCTGATAGCTACTACTATTATGCCTTTTGCATCTTTATTATTTCAGTTTTCTCCATTTCCGAGTCTTTAATTGAGACTCGTTCCAATATGGAAAGAATGAGAAAGCTTGCCATTTTTGAATGCACCGTGAGAGTGTGGAGAAATGgcttttggaaagaagtttCCTCTGAAGATCTGGTTCCTGGAGATGTTTACGAGGTTTCCGATCCTTCACTAGGACTGTTTCCCTGCGATTCCCTTCTTTTGGGAGGTGACTGTATTGTGAACGAGTCGATGCTCACTGGAGAATCCGTCCCCGTATCGAAGGTTTCAATTTCTGCAGatcttgtttctttgattaAAGCGGAATTTACCAGTGCCAAGTTTTCCGCTCATTTTGCCAGATCATTTTTATACAATGGTACCAAAATTATTAGATGCCGCTATGGAAACAACGGAGACGAACCTGCTCTGGCCATAGCTATTAGAACTGGATTCAATACTACTAAAGGTGCATTAGTTAGATCCATGCTTTTCCCCAAACCGAGCGGATTCAAATTTTATGACGATTCATTCAAATACATTGGTGTGATGGGTCTTGTAGCTGGTGTTGGATTTATTTTTTCCATAGCCAACTTCATTAATTTGGGTGTTGATACCAAAACGATTATATTGAGAGCCCTCGACATTGTGACGATTGTGGTTCCTCCGGCATTGCCTGCTACTTTGACTATTGGTATCAGCTTTGCTTTATCTCGactaagaaagaagagtatttTTTGTATTGCACCTACAAGACTCAATATGGGTGGAAAGTTGGATGTGGCATGCTTTGACAAGACGGGGACTTTGACCGAGGAAGGATTGGACGTTATGGGAATTCATATTTCGAAGCCCATTAGGGATAGGAGGGAGCACGAGTTCACCGATTTGTTTGAGACTGCGGATTCTATGCTGCACTCAGGTGCTGTAGATGGTGGAAATCCATTTCAGTGGTTATTCAATACTATGCTCTCTTGTCATTCATTGAAACTAATTGATGGAGAACTTGCCGGTGATCCTTTGGATGAAATGATGTTTGAATTCACTCATTGgaaacttgttgaagagcCCTCGGATGATCAGGATCTCAAACAATTTGTTCGATCACACATATTTTCTGGAAACGTGAGTTCGGTTATATTCAAGCCAATATCCTCTGAAACATACACACGCAGTATTATTCAGCTTAAAGAGTTTGAGTTTATTCCACAGTTGAGAAGAATGTCTGTGGTATGTCAGTCTTTAGACTCACCTTCAAAACTTGACGTTTACGTCAAGGGAGCACCGGAAGTAATGGAAAGCATATGTTTAGCGGAGAGTATTCCTGCTAATTTTCAAGAATTATTGTATCATTATACGCACTCTGGATACAGGGTCATTGCTTGCGCCACAAAAACACTGAAGAACCGTAACGAAAACGAGCCCAATGATTTGACCTTCTTAGCAGACTTGTCACGGGATACGTGCGAAAGTGATCTTACCTTTATTggattcatcatctttgaGAACCGATTGAAGAATGGGACAAAGAAAGCTTTGAAGGAATTAAGAGATGCGGATTTGAGGACCATTATGTGTACTGGTGATAATATCCTAACTGCAGTGTGTGTTGCCAAAGAGTGTGAACTCGTTGATCCCAGTGGGAAAGTGTATATAGCATCATTCAACTACGACAATCATCGGGACATAGATGCTGGAGCGGAAATTCCTTCTATCACGTGGTCCGAGGCTGAAGATCCAGAATCACAACTTGATCCAGTGACATTGGTACCGTTGGACATCAATCAAGATGACAATTATTGCGTTGCCGTGACTGGAGATGTATTCAAGTACATTTTAACAGAACTCTCAGGCATGGAATACTTTATCGAGAAGATACTCATGAAGGGTGCGATCTTTGCACGTATGTCACCAGATGAAAAGCAAGAATTGGTGGACAGATTGAGAGGCCTTGATTATACTGTTGGTTTTTGTGGTGATGGTGCCAACGATTGTGGCGCTTTGAAAGCTGCAGATGTTGGCATCTCTCTTAGTGAGGCTGAAGCTTCAGTGGCGGCTCCTTTTACATCACATATATTTGATATTTCGTGTGTTTTGAGCGTCATTAAAGAGGGAAGAGCGGCATTGGTGACAAGTTTCTCCTGCTTCCAGTATATGTCACTGTATTCAGCTATTCAGTTTATCAGTGTATCAATTCTTTACAAAGAGGGTGTTAATTTGGGTGATTTCCAGTTCTTATACATCGATCTTTTCCTCATCATCCCAATTGCCGTTTTCATGTCTTGGTCCGAGGCTTACCCTGTTCTTTGTAAGAAAAAACCAACGGCTAATCTTATTTCTCCGAAGATTCTCATACCTCTTATGGGAAGTATTGCCGTTGAGGCAGTGTTTCAGATAGGTGCATGGAAGCTAGGTAAACAGCCTGACAAACCCTGGTACGTGAAAGCTATTCCAGGAAACGACGAAGAAGTTAAATGCACAGATAATACTGTAgtgtttttcttctccaacttcCAGTATATATTTGCTGCTCTGATGTTAACCGTAGGACCCCCATACAGAGAGCCTGCCATTAAGAACGGGCCGTTTATTATCACTATTGTCACCGCAGTGCTGTTCTCGATAGTGTTAATGCTGTTGAATCCCAAATCTTCGTTTGGAAATTTGATGGATTTAACATGGCTACCTAGAGCTGTCGTAAGCCGACTTCTATTGGGAGCATTAATCAATTATGTGGTTTTAGAGATTGGTGATAAGTACATATTTACGAGATTGACCAGACTATGCAAGCGGCTGTTTGGCCACAAGGGTTCCAAAAAACGGTTCAAGAATCTAAGGAGAGAGTTCAAAAACTTAAATGAAGCCTGAACATAAATAGAATATAACCTGATATTAACTAAATAGTAGAGTAATGCAATCGATACACTGCCCTAAAAACCTCTACCAAGATGCTTTACCACACACTTTTTATATGCCATGAACTCCTGTAAGCAGGCATCCTTAGTCATATTTTGGTAGTTCTTCATCACACAGTTACCATACGCAGTAGAGAGTTCTGTGCATTGCAGCGTTGCATTCATAAGCTTGGTGACCTGTTTAGCAGGCTTCTTTCTAAGCACAGATGTAGTAGACATTTGGTAGAAATATAAATAAAGAGCGAACGCAGTTCAATCGTAAGTGTGCagcaaaaaaaatggaatcACAAACCTCTATATATGCAGCTATCAAGAACCAATAAGTGATAGTTAGTGCACACCAGATCTTATCTATTCGTAATAACCACAATAAATCGAGCAGtgtttatttctttctttttaagCGATAAGAATAAAAACGGTAAACGGTAAACCGCGTGCTCGGCGAGCATAATTATGTGGCGAGTGAAGCGTATATGTGGCTAGTAAGGCATTATATGAGATGATATCTATATCTAGATTACTTAATTAGTCCTCCTTCACTAcatagagaaaagaataaagagTCATGGTTCTTGAGTAGATTTTCTGGAGTGTCGAACTCGGCAACTTTGCCATTTTCTAGAACCACGATTCTATCACTATCAATTACGGTGTTTAATCTATGGGCGATGGTTAAGATAgttctctcttcaaaagcAGATCTGATCGTTTCCTGGATGATCGAATCTGTACGAACATCCACGTTGGCTGTAGCTTCGTCCAACACAAGAATCTTGCAGTCCTTTTTGCAGAGAGCTCTTGCCAAACACATCAACTGTCTCTGACCCACCGATAGATTCGAGCCACCTTCGGATAATTCAATTAATAGAGGGTTGTAGTTTATTCCGGACTTGTCCGAGGAAGCCTGGTACATTTCGTTGACAAAAGTGTCAAGATGCGATAGCTTCAAAGCCGACCacaaatcttcatcttcaaattgattGGTTGGATCTAGATTCGATCGGATAGT is a window encoding:
- a CDS encoding uncharacterized protein (EggNog:ENOG41), with the translated sequence MWSFHFSKKKFIDFFDVLRIEDNSSHPAPKEVYGYRIYLLALSAAAGSSMFGYDSGFIGGTLTLPAFTAKFGLDSATGDALSKLKSDIVSTFQGGAFFGASFSYFFNEKFGRKRTLLIFSALFMIGVILQVASSGNVGLIYAGRAITGVAVGTTSMVVPIYIAEWAPPAARGRLVGLYECVYQCSSVIAFWVDYGVKINISDTSDSQWLIPFGLQFIFGGACFSLMLLQPESYRWLLKADRVDEAQRNLSVIRMLPKDHEYILWEIATVQQQLQEESQLVKIPGYDEDATEDWKETIKHPTRWGIVAKFRELKKPGIRNRLLLGFSVMIFQNLAGINALNYYSPTIFKDIGVTGNSVDLLATGVFGIVKAVTNILFVIGGVDRYGRRGPLLLGSSVTCLCMLYLGVYTCVAGSFDHTVPMDSGSRCAIAMVYIFAIFFAFSWNSIPFIFCSEVFPTRVRNLCMAMCVMMQWLMQFVIVYSNPYMMTNIKYGTFFFFAACLFVSVPFVYFLLPETRGLTLENMDIMFNEPGFAISKRYRTKAIIEKQKEEERQNGGFASLLDISKDKIEHEEEMEGSHFESDIEAESVGM